One part of the Carassius gibelio isolate Cgi1373 ecotype wild population from Czech Republic chromosome B6, carGib1.2-hapl.c, whole genome shotgun sequence genome encodes these proteins:
- the LOC127959365 gene encoding magnesium transporter NIPA2-like isoform X1, whose protein sequence is MMASRGCFLYLCSQQQLPSRRTLLYPDPVPPKELKSFSSQSFAVGQDCSSGLNLWCVHVNVTRGNSTNNTMGQDRGKYDFYIGLALAVSSSIFIGGSFILKKKGLLRLARKGSMRAGQGGHAYLKECLWWAGLLSMGAGEAANFAAYAFAPATLVTPLGALSVLVSAVLSSYFLTERLNLHGKLGCLLSILGSTTMVIHAPQEEEIDSLEDMAKKLVDPGFVVFATAVIIIALIFIFVLGPRHGQTNILVYITICSVIGALSVSCVKGLGITIKEAIAGKPVLTKPLAWLLLLSLIACVSTQINYLNKALDIFNTSLVTPIYYVFFTTSVLSCSAILFKEWEHMGTDDIIGTLSGFFTIIVGIFLLHAFKDVSISLATLAVSIRKDEKNGPLLNGMAAHNHSSYELLRNDVTEDFDDIESGLPFDSVSRRNGTMTVS, encoded by the exons ATGATGGCCAGCAGGGGCTGTTTTCTTTACCTTTGCTCACAACAGCAACTTCCTAGTCGAAGGACTCTCCTGTATCCTGATCCCGTCCCTCCAAAGGAACTCAAATCATTTTCATCCCAGA GTTTTGCAGTAGGCCAGGATTGTTCCTCTGGACTGAATCTTTGGTGTGTGCATGTCAATGTGACTCGAGGGAACTCTACTAACAACACTATGGGTCAAGACAGAGGAAAGTACGATTTCTATATAGGCCTCGCTTTGGCTGTAAGTTCCAGTATATTTATTGGCGGTAGTTTCATCTTAAAGAAGAAAGGACTCCTTCGACTGGCCAGGAAGGGCTCTATGCGGGCAG GCCAAGGAGGTCACGCATACTTAAAAGAATGCCTTTGGTGGGCTGGCTTGTTATCAA TGGGGGCCGGCGAAGCTGCCAATTTTGCTGCATACGCCTTCGCTCCCGCCACCCTCGTCACTCCTCTCGGGGCTCTCAGCGTGCTAGTCAG TGCCGTTCTGTCCTCGTACTTCCTGACAGAGAGGCTGAACCTGCACGGGAAGCTTGGCTGTCTGCTCAGTATCCTGGGCTCCACCACCATGGTGATACATGCACCGCAAGAGGAGGAGATCGACAGCCTGGAAGACATGGCCAAAAAACTGGTTGATCCAG GCTTCGTGGTCTTCGCCACCGCTGTCATTATCATAGCACTCATCTTCATCTTCGTATTGGGCCCTCGCCACGGTCAAACCAACATCCTGGTCTACATCACTATCTGCTCTGTGATTGGTGCTCTGTCCGTCTCCTGCGTGAAGGGATTGGGCATCACCATTAAGGAGGCCATCGCTGGGAAGCCAGTGTTGACAAAACCTTTGGCCTGGCTGCTGCTGCTGAGCCTGATAGCTTGTGTTAGCACACAGATCAACTACCTGAACAAAGCACTGGACATCTTTAACACGTCCCTGGTGACGCCCATCTATTACGTCTTCTTCACCACCTCGGTGCTCTCCTGCTCTGCCATATTGTTCAAAGAATGGGAACACATGGGCACCGATGACATCATTGGCACACTGAGCGGCTTCTTTACGATTATCGTGGGCATCTTCCTGCTGCACGCCTTTAAGGACGTTAGCATTAGCTTGGCGACATTGGCCGTGTCCATCAGGAAGGACGAGAAGAACGGCCCTTTATTAAATGGCATGGCAGCTCACAACCACTCCAGTTACGAGCTGCTACGTAACGACGTCACGGAGGACTTTGATGACATAGAGTCAGGGTTGCCTTTCGACAGCGTCTCCAGAAGAAACGGCACGATGACGGTCTCGTAG
- the LOC127959365 gene encoding magnesium transporter NIPA2-like isoform X2, translating to MVSRKCKSQNREISVTGHDVELITGKQLGFAVGQDCSSGLNLWCVHVNVTRGNSTNNTMGQDRGKYDFYIGLALAVSSSIFIGGSFILKKKGLLRLARKGSMRAGQGGHAYLKECLWWAGLLSMGAGEAANFAAYAFAPATLVTPLGALSVLVSAVLSSYFLTERLNLHGKLGCLLSILGSTTMVIHAPQEEEIDSLEDMAKKLVDPGFVVFATAVIIIALIFIFVLGPRHGQTNILVYITICSVIGALSVSCVKGLGITIKEAIAGKPVLTKPLAWLLLLSLIACVSTQINYLNKALDIFNTSLVTPIYYVFFTTSVLSCSAILFKEWEHMGTDDIIGTLSGFFTIIVGIFLLHAFKDVSISLATLAVSIRKDEKNGPLLNGMAAHNHSSYELLRNDVTEDFDDIESGLPFDSVSRRNGTMTVS from the exons ATGGTGTCGAGAAAATGTAAAAGTCAAAACCGTGAAATATCAGTGACCGGACACGATGTCGAGCTAATCACAGGAAAACAGCTAG GTTTTGCAGTAGGCCAGGATTGTTCCTCTGGACTGAATCTTTGGTGTGTGCATGTCAATGTGACTCGAGGGAACTCTACTAACAACACTATGGGTCAAGACAGAGGAAAGTACGATTTCTATATAGGCCTCGCTTTGGCTGTAAGTTCCAGTATATTTATTGGCGGTAGTTTCATCTTAAAGAAGAAAGGACTCCTTCGACTGGCCAGGAAGGGCTCTATGCGGGCAG GCCAAGGAGGTCACGCATACTTAAAAGAATGCCTTTGGTGGGCTGGCTTGTTATCAA TGGGGGCCGGCGAAGCTGCCAATTTTGCTGCATACGCCTTCGCTCCCGCCACCCTCGTCACTCCTCTCGGGGCTCTCAGCGTGCTAGTCAG TGCCGTTCTGTCCTCGTACTTCCTGACAGAGAGGCTGAACCTGCACGGGAAGCTTGGCTGTCTGCTCAGTATCCTGGGCTCCACCACCATGGTGATACATGCACCGCAAGAGGAGGAGATCGACAGCCTGGAAGACATGGCCAAAAAACTGGTTGATCCAG GCTTCGTGGTCTTCGCCACCGCTGTCATTATCATAGCACTCATCTTCATCTTCGTATTGGGCCCTCGCCACGGTCAAACCAACATCCTGGTCTACATCACTATCTGCTCTGTGATTGGTGCTCTGTCCGTCTCCTGCGTGAAGGGATTGGGCATCACCATTAAGGAGGCCATCGCTGGGAAGCCAGTGTTGACAAAACCTTTGGCCTGGCTGCTGCTGCTGAGCCTGATAGCTTGTGTTAGCACACAGATCAACTACCTGAACAAAGCACTGGACATCTTTAACACGTCCCTGGTGACGCCCATCTATTACGTCTTCTTCACCACCTCGGTGCTCTCCTGCTCTGCCATATTGTTCAAAGAATGGGAACACATGGGCACCGATGACATCATTGGCACACTGAGCGGCTTCTTTACGATTATCGTGGGCATCTTCCTGCTGCACGCCTTTAAGGACGTTAGCATTAGCTTGGCGACATTGGCCGTGTCCATCAGGAAGGACGAGAAGAACGGCCCTTTATTAAATGGCATGGCAGCTCACAACCACTCCAGTTACGAGCTGCTACGTAACGACGTCACGGAGGACTTTGATGACATAGAGTCAGGGTTGCCTTTCGACAGCGTCTCCAGAAGAAACGGCACGATGACGGTCTCGTAG